The following are encoded in a window of Halosimplex halophilum genomic DNA:
- a CDS encoding phosphoribosylaminoimidazolesuccinocarboxamide synthase — MTSVKEFRVEEAATAEDLGRGAFVFTDDYSVFDWGKMPDEIPDKGASLCTMGAFNFELLESAGVPTHYEGVAADDTDGPVPLDEALDAGAAPREMVIELTQVPDLPFEGDASDDPSGYDYDAYHADAGENYLVPLEIVFRNRVPVGSSLRKRTDPADHGLDVDEWPDEPVDLDDPVVEFSTKYEEQDRYLDREEADRIAGAADIADLESVAREVNAVVTDRAAEADLTHEDGKIECLYFEGEIRVADVVGTFDENRFSYGDQQVSKEVVRQYHKRTQPEWVEAVSAAKREADERGIADWKSLCERQPEPLDHDVIRAARDLYCAGTNAYVGHEVFDAPDIERAVETVRDL, encoded by the coding sequence ATGACTTCCGTGAAGGAGTTCCGGGTGGAGGAGGCCGCCACGGCCGAGGACCTCGGCCGCGGCGCGTTCGTCTTCACCGACGACTACTCGGTGTTCGACTGGGGAAAGATGCCGGACGAGATCCCCGACAAGGGCGCCTCGCTGTGTACGATGGGCGCGTTCAACTTCGAACTGCTCGAATCGGCGGGCGTCCCCACCCACTACGAGGGTGTCGCGGCCGACGACACCGACGGCCCGGTCCCGCTCGACGAGGCGCTCGATGCCGGCGCCGCGCCCCGCGAGATGGTCATCGAACTCACGCAGGTCCCCGACCTCCCCTTCGAGGGCGACGCGTCCGACGACCCCAGCGGCTACGACTACGACGCCTACCACGCCGACGCCGGCGAGAACTACCTCGTCCCCCTCGAGATCGTCTTCCGCAACCGCGTCCCGGTCGGCTCCTCGCTCCGCAAGCGCACCGACCCCGCCGACCACGGCCTCGACGTCGACGAGTGGCCCGACGAACCCGTCGATCTCGACGACCCGGTCGTCGAGTTCTCTACCAAGTACGAGGAGCAGGACCGCTACCTCGACCGCGAGGAGGCCGACCGCATCGCCGGCGCCGCCGACATCGCGGACCTCGAATCGGTCGCCCGCGAGGTCAACGCGGTCGTCACCGACCGGGCCGCCGAGGCCGACCTGACCCACGAGGACGGCAAGATCGAGTGCCTGTACTTCGAGGGGGAGATCCGGGTGGCCGACGTGGTCGGCACGTTCGACGAGAACCGCTTCTCGTACGGCGACCAGCAGGTCTCCAAGGAGGTCGTCCGCCAGTACCACAAGCGCACCCAGCCCGAGTGGGTCGAGGCCGTCTCCGCCGCCAAGCGCGAGGCCGACGAGCGCGGGATCGCCGACTGGAAGTCGCTGTGCGAGCGCCAGCCCGAACCGCTCGACCACGACGTGATCCGGGCCGCCCGCGACCTGTACTGCGCCGGCACGAACGCCTACGTCGGCCACGAGGTCTTCGACGCGCCCGACATCGAGCGCGCCGTCGAGACCGTCCGGGACCTCTGA
- a CDS encoding CHY zinc finger protein — MTDDPGDDRRTTEPPGADGRFPVPLRGVAVDAETRCAHYDSAVDVVALRFPCCDRYYPCFRCHEAVTDHDPERVPREAFDDPAVLCGVCGETLSVREYLDCEDACPACGAAFNPGCRRHRDRYFASET, encoded by the coding sequence ATGACCGACGACCCGGGCGACGACCGGCGGACGACCGAACCACCGGGAGCGGACGGTCGCTTCCCGGTCCCGCTGCGCGGCGTCGCGGTCGACGCCGAGACGCGCTGCGCTCACTACGACTCGGCGGTCGACGTGGTCGCGCTCCGGTTCCCCTGCTGTGACCGCTACTACCCCTGTTTTCGCTGCCACGAGGCAGTGACCGACCACGACCCCGAGCGCGTCCCCCGCGAGGCGTTCGACGACCCCGCGGTCCTCTGTGGGGTCTGTGGCGAGACCCTCTCCGTGCGCGAGTACCTCGACTGCGAGGACGCCTGTCCGGCCTGCGGCGCGGCGTTCAATCCGGGGTGTCGGCGCCACCGCGACCGGTACTTCGCGAGCGAAACGTGA